From the Caldicellulosiruptoraceae bacterium PP1 genome, one window contains:
- a CDS encoding LacI family DNA-binding transcriptional regulator: MVTIKDIAREANVSPSTVSRVLSGNAKISKETIDKVMEVVERLGYIPNASAKSLVKKKAFAIGIFMPRKVEQVLTGTFFDQVVSGICSVINETEYDLVLNISPPENEKKSLENLIKSRKVDGIILLSSRVNDYSIEYLKKLKFPFIVIGTPYKNKESINWVDNDNKKASFDATNYLINLGHTQIGFLGGFENLVVTQDRLEGYKQALTKNNIEFDSDMVKFTELEEKSSYEKARELLMLKNRPTAIVCMDDTISFATIGAARELGLKIGYDISIIGFNNSIFTTLSYPKLTTIDINVFYLGKYAAELLLKELVEPHKTYKRLLVEHKLIEGDTCRAI, translated from the coding sequence ATGGTTACAATAAAAGATATAGCACGTGAAGCCAATGTTTCTCCTTCTACAGTTTCAAGGGTTTTATCAGGAAATGCAAAGATAAGTAAAGAAACAATAGATAAAGTAATGGAAGTTGTTGAAAGATTAGGATATATTCCGAATGCAAGTGCAAAAAGTTTAGTCAAAAAAAAGGCTTTTGCGATTGGTATATTTATGCCTAGAAAAGTTGAGCAAGTTCTTACTGGTACTTTCTTTGATCAGGTTGTTTCAGGGATATGTAGTGTAATCAATGAGACTGAATATGATTTGGTATTAAATATATCACCACCTGAGAATGAGAAAAAAAGTTTAGAAAATCTAATAAAAAGTAGAAAAGTAGATGGGATTATACTATTATCTTCTAGAGTAAATGATTACTCTATTGAATATTTAAAGAAACTTAAATTTCCATTTATTGTTATTGGCACTCCTTATAAAAATAAAGAAAGCATAAATTGGGTTGACAACGACAACAAAAAAGCTTCGTTTGATGCAACAAATTATCTAATAAACTTAGGACATACTCAAATAGGTTTTCTTGGTGGCTTTGAAAATTTAGTTGTAACGCAAGATAGATTAGAAGGTTATAAGCAGGCACTAACTAAGAATAATATTGAATTCGACTCTGATATGGTAAAATTTACAGAATTAGAAGAAAAAAGTTCTTATGAAAAAGCTCGTGAATTACTCATGTTAAAAAATAGACCAACAGCTATTGTTTGTATGGATGATACAATATCATTTGCAACTATTGGAGCTGCTCGTGAATTAGGCTTAAAAATTGGATATGACATTTCTATTATTGGTTTTAACAACTCAATTTTTACCACGTTATCATATCCAAAACTAACCACAATTGACATTAATGTCTTTTACCTTGGTAAATATGCTGCAGAATTACTTTTAAAAGAACTTGTTGAGCCTCATAAAACTTACAAAAGACTCTTAGTAGAGCATAAATTAATTGAAGGGGATACTTGCAGAGCAATTTAA
- a CDS encoding FTR1 family protein, whose product MLNGFIISFREVFEIILIVVLILGFINSTKTQNLKKSLIIGTTLGILVSFIFGIIAFNLNEAFKEVSEAFEIITKGILFILITSFIVYSIKIVRSDISKQITDNISKHKTLSLGISLVSFFNVLREGIELSVFLLTSFITNRDMNIFWGVILGITFSLFLAFVIFKFSIKINFNWLFKIINIILIIVSAGIFKDILEEISKEIFKSDNNTLLILPGIYIMVLVYMLFINKNRKLE is encoded by the coding sequence ATGCTTAATGGATTTATAATTTCTTTTCGTGAGGTTTTTGAAATAATACTTATTGTTGTCTTAATACTTGGTTTCATAAACTCAACAAAAACACAAAATCTTAAAAAGAGTCTTATTATTGGTACAACACTTGGTATCCTTGTAAGTTTTATATTTGGTATTATTGCATTTAATCTAAATGAAGCATTTAAAGAAGTATCTGAAGCTTTCGAAATTATAACAAAAGGCATCTTATTTATACTTATCACATCATTTATTGTATATTCTATTAAAATTGTTAGATCAGATATATCAAAACAAATTACAGATAATATCTCAAAACATAAAACATTATCGTTGGGTATTTCACTAGTTTCTTTTTTCAACGTTTTGCGTGAAGGTATTGAGCTAAGTGTATTTCTATTGACTAGCTTTATAACCAATAGAGATATGAATATTTTTTGGGGAGTAATTTTAGGAATAACCTTTTCTTTATTTCTTGCATTTGTTATATTTAAATTTTCTATTAAAATAAATTTTAATTGGTTATTTAAGATAATAAATATAATTTTAATAATTGTATCTGCCGGAATATTTAAAGATATTTTGGAAGAGATAAGTAAAGAGATTTTTAAATCAGATAATAATACATTATTAATATTACCTGGTATTTATATAATGGTTTTAGTCTATATGCTATTTATTAACAAAAATAGAAAGCTGGAATAA
- a CDS encoding indolepyruvate ferredoxin oxidoreductase subunit alpha codes for MAYFITDDCISCGACESECPVQCISAGEGKYVINEEECISCGACANVCPVDAPKPRE; via the coding sequence ATGGCATATTTTATAACTGATGACTGTATTTCATGTGGTGCTTGCGAAAGCGAATGCCCAGTTCAATGTATATCAGCAGGCGAAGGCAAGTATGTTATAAATGAAGAAGAATGCATTTCATGCGGTGCTTGTGCAAATGTATGTCCTGTTGATGCACCAAAACCAAGAGAATAG
- a CDS encoding YaaR family protein has translation MRIEDIKSSNIQKERIFLELKKVENKKDDFSQNLKNIERDKIVESIKNLVQKVNDLSKELSQKMDIGTLREYKKTIKELLSFTVYSSHEFFKEFFLDKRGRHKVFGMIRKIDQKMDQLTQEILKSEKDSLKILSYIDDIRGLIIDLFL, from the coding sequence ATGCGTATTGAGGATATCAAGAGTAGCAATATCCAAAAAGAGAGAATATTTTTAGAACTCAAAAAGGTTGAAAACAAAAAAGATGATTTTTCACAAAATCTTAAAAATATTGAAAGAGATAAAATAGTTGAAAGTATAAAGAATTTGGTTCAAAAAGTTAATGATTTGAGTAAAGAGCTATCACAAAAGATGGACATAGGGACATTGAGGGAATATAAAAAGACTATAAAAGAGTTGCTATCTTTTACTGTTTATTCTTCACATGAATTTTTTAAAGAATTTTTTTTAGATAAACGAGGCAGGCATAAGGTTTTCGGAATGATAAGAAAGATTGATCAAAAGATGGATCAACTTACGCAAGAAATACTAAAAAGTGAAAAGGATTCATTAAAAATTCTATCATATATTGATGATATTCGTGGCTTAATTATTGATTTATTTTTATAG
- a CDS encoding stage 0 sporulation family protein, which translates to MATVVGVRFKKAGKIYWFDPNEIELNAGDDVIVETVRGIEMGKVMLGIRDIPEEDIVQPLKKVIRKATEEDYEIAQLNLEKAKQAVEICKEKITKHGLPMKLLHAEYTFDNNKLIFYFTADGRVDFRDLVKDLAAVFKTRIELRQIGVRDDTKYRGGIGNCGRELCCATHLCEFQPVSIKMAKQQGLVLNPAKISGLCGRLMCCLCYEHEFYDEALKKLPGIGSIVKTTDGEGEVISVNVLKEKVSVKFTKQNDDVEVKEYTVGEFEVIKESKKAIQPSFALDDEELKELLNLEE; encoded by the coding sequence ATGGCTACAGTTGTTGGCGTTAGATTTAAAAAAGCTGGGAAGATATATTGGTTTGATCCAAATGAGATAGAACTTAATGCAGGTGATGATGTAATAGTAGAAACAGTTAGAGGAATTGAAATGGGGAAGGTAATGCTAGGTATTAGAGATATTCCTGAGGAGGATATAGTCCAGCCATTAAAAAAGGTAATACGAAAGGCAACAGAGGAGGACTATGAAATTGCTCAATTAAATTTAGAAAAAGCAAAGCAAGCTGTTGAGATATGTAAAGAAAAGATTACAAAACATGGACTTCCTATGAAACTTTTGCATGCTGAATATACTTTTGATAATAATAAGTTGATTTTCTACTTTACTGCAGATGGTCGTGTTGATTTTAGAGATCTAGTAAAAGACTTAGCAGCAGTGTTTAAGACTAGAATAGAATTAAGACAAATTGGTGTAAGAGATGATACAAAATATCGTGGAGGTATTGGCAATTGTGGAAGAGAATTATGTTGTGCAACTCATCTTTGTGAATTTCAACCTGTCTCAATAAAGATGGCTAAACAACAAGGGCTTGTTTTAAACCCAGCTAAAATTTCTGGGCTTTGTGGAAGGCTTATGTGCTGTCTATGTTATGAACATGAATTTTATGATGAAGCATTAAAGAAATTGCCGGGTATAGGGTCAATTGTAAAAACAACTGATGGTGAAGGTGAGGTTATATCAGTCAACGTATTGAAAGAAAAGGTCTCAGTAAAATTTACCAAACAAAATGATGACGTTGAGGTAAAAGAATATACTGTTGGTGAATTTGAAGTTATAAAAGAAAGTAAAAAAGCCATCCAACCATCCTTTGCTTTAGATGATGAAGAACTTAAAGAGCTACTTAATTTGGAGGAATAA
- a CDS encoding FumA C-terminus/TtdB family hydratase beta subunit — translation MKKIILPDDINSIGNLSVGEEILLTGKIFVARDAAHKRLYEMILNNQKLPIELINSAIYYMGPCPATPDEIIGPCGPTTAGRMDKYTPLLLEKGLKIMIGKGKRNGKIKESIVKNNAIFLATYGGAALVIQEKIKFDKIIAFEDLGAEAIREIIVENLPCIVAIDSKGRDIYEIGPERYRENIK, via the coding sequence ATGAAGAAAATAATTTTACCAGATGATATTAATTCAATAGGAAATTTATCAGTTGGGGAAGAAATATTACTTACAGGCAAAATATTTGTTGCAAGGGATGCAGCTCATAAAAGATTATATGAAATGATACTTAATAATCAAAAATTGCCTATTGAATTAATAAATAGTGCAATATATTATATGGGGCCTTGCCCAGCAACTCCAGATGAAATAATTGGTCCTTGCGGTCCGACAACAGCTGGACGTATGGACAAATATACGCCACTTCTTCTTGAAAAAGGTCTTAAAATAATGATTGGGAAAGGCAAGAGAAATGGTAAAATAAAAGAAAGCATAGTTAAAAACAATGCAATCTTTTTAGCAACTTATGGAGGTGCAGCACTAGTTATTCAGGAAAAAATAAAATTTGACAAGATAATTGCTTTTGAGGATTTAGGTGCAGAAGCAATAAGAGAAATAATTGTAGAAAATCTACCTTGCATTGTGGCTATTGACTCGAAAGGAAGAGATATCTATGAAATTGGACCCGAAAGATATAGAGAAAATATTAAGTAA
- a CDS encoding cyclic-di-AMP receptor, giving the protein MKLIFAIVQNEDVGKLMEALQKEGIMATKFATSGGFLRSGNTTLLIGVEEDMVNKVLDIISSKCKIRKQVLSSPMPNTPSTGAYIPYPIEITIGGATVFVMDIERFEKL; this is encoded by the coding sequence ATGAAGCTTATTTTTGCAATTGTGCAAAATGAAGATGTTGGTAAACTTATGGAAGCATTACAGAAAGAAGGTATTATGGCAACAAAATTTGCAACCTCAGGAGGTTTTTTGCGATCAGGGAATACTACATTACTTATAGGTGTAGAGGAGGACATGGTGAATAAAGTTCTAGATATTATCTCTTCAAAATGTAAAATAAGAAAGCAAGTTTTATCTTCACCTATGCCAAATACTCCTTCAACAGGAGCATATATACCATATCCAATAGAAATAACAATTGGTGGAGCTACTGTGTTTGTGATGGATATTGAAAGATTTGAAAAATTATAA
- a CDS encoding UPF0236 family transposase-like protein: MLLNSKLKTNIINEVQNILIQIDNLFSSKENIDKIVQEVINNYFLKLLKVCLKLFIERLDEEIKDSPIIRQEWKVVRKDYRKLLTPYCEIEYVRRYYRNKNTKEYCYLVDQMLGIDKYQRITDSLEKKIIELSKNLSYEEVIKEISKNNIELTLSKQTIKNKKQKKRE, from the coding sequence TATTTTAATACAGATTGATAATCTCTTTAGTTCTAAGGAAAACATTGATAAGATTGTTCAAGAAGTTATTAATAACTATTTCTTAAAACTTTTGAAGGTATGTTTAAAGTTATTTATTGAAAGATTAGATGAGGAAATTAAAGACTCCCCTATAATAAGGCAAGAATGGAAGGTTGTTCGCAAGGATTATAGAAAACTCTTAACGCCATATTGTGAAATTGAATATGTAAGAAGATATTACAGAAATAAAAATACAAAAGAGTATTGCTATTTAGTTGATCAAATGCTTGGTATAGATAAATATCAGAGAATAACTGATTCATTGGAAAAAAAAATCATAGAACTATCAAAAAATCTTAGTTATGAAGAGGTTATAAAAGAGATATCAAAAAATAATATAGAACTTACCTTGTCAAAACAAACAATAAAGAATAAAAAACAGAAAAAGAGGGAATAA
- a CDS encoding aminotransferase class V-fold PLP-dependent enzyme has product MKLDPKDIEKILSNCKIYKKLLNYNFDRLHMPGHKGLIKIFPDSLSGVYPFFDVTETDEFDNLLDPKGAILEFLYDIKSYFNSYFSFVSLQGSTHLLQSIIFGLSKPFDTIVIARDSHKSIYEAAKLMNLRVEYIYPDYDNQTGITTYYNIENFEKTIKNSNAKYIFITSPSYFGIIQNIDYLSTIAHKYKKSLIVDEAHGAHLKFLDGTSSFDLGADITVQSMHKTLPCPTQSAMIHIKKIDELEKLKKTLISLHTTSPSYILLLLTEYGFQFAKKYAKELFSELYCKLYDIFNPIYQNTNWKYQKIDWTKVVLFLNSKTSESEVLIKNLKDNGYITELYDKTKVLFYFTMVDALKDFSALKKVIYDIIKNDNKDFNYYYLPVPKKYIEMYEVDNFKKRTVKFIECKNTVLAQKITPYPPGIPVVVEGEEVTEDIFEYLMYLKENRIINIEEVEILDEW; this is encoded by the coding sequence ATGAAATTGGACCCGAAAGATATAGAGAAAATATTAAGTAATTGCAAAATATATAAAAAACTTTTAAATTATAACTTTGATAGACTTCATATGCCAGGACATAAGGGATTAATCAAGATTTTTCCAGATTCACTTAGTGGAGTTTATCCTTTTTTTGATGTTACAGAAACAGATGAGTTTGATAATTTACTTGACCCTAAAGGAGCTATTTTAGAGTTTTTGTATGATATAAAAAGTTATTTTAACTCATATTTTTCCTTTGTTTCTTTGCAAGGTTCTACACATTTGCTCCAATCAATTATTTTTGGTTTATCAAAACCATTTGATACAATAGTTATTGCTCGAGATTCGCATAAAAGTATATATGAAGCTGCGAAATTAATGAATTTAAGAGTTGAATATATCTATCCAGATTATGATAATCAAACTGGTATAACTACATATTATAATATTGAGAACTTTGAAAAAACTATTAAAAATTCAAATGCAAAATATATATTCATAACATCACCGTCATATTTTGGAATTATACAAAATATTGATTATTTATCTACTATTGCCCATAAATATAAAAAATCTCTGATTGTCGATGAAGCACATGGTGCACATTTAAAGTTTTTAGATGGAACTTCTTCATTTGACTTGGGAGCTGATATAACAGTCCAAAGTATGCATAAAACATTGCCATGTCCAACTCAATCAGCTATGATACATATAAAAAAAATAGACGAATTAGAAAAGCTTAAAAAAACTTTAATTTCCTTACATACAACAAGCCCTTCTTATATTCTTTTGTTACTTACAGAATATGGTTTTCAGTTTGCCAAGAAGTATGCAAAAGAACTTTTTTCAGAACTCTATTGCAAATTATATGATATATTTAATCCAATTTATCAAAATACAAATTGGAAATATCAAAAAATTGATTGGACTAAAGTTGTACTTTTTTTAAATTCAAAGACATCTGAAAGTGAAGTTCTTATAAAAAATTTAAAAGATAATGGATATATAACTGAACTTTACGATAAAACAAAAGTTTTATTTTATTTTACGATGGTTGATGCATTAAAAGATTTTTCAGCCCTAAAGAAAGTAATTTATGATATAATAAAAAATGATAATAAAGATTTTAATTATTATTATTTACCAGTGCCTAAAAAGTATATTGAAATGTATGAAGTTGATAATTTCAAAAAAAGAACTGTTAAATTTATAGAGTGTAAAAATACTGTATTAGCACAAAAAATAACCCCATACCCTCCAGGGATACCTGTAGTTGTTGAAGGTGAAGAAGTTACTGAAGATATTTTTGAATATCTAATGTATTTGAAGGAAAATAGAATAATAAATATTGAAGAGGTTGAGATATTGGATGAATGGTAG
- the cimA gene encoding citramalate synthase codes for MDSKRIVIYDSTLRDGAQAGGISYSLEDKLKIVEKLDKFGISFIEAGNPGSNVKDQEFFSRVKKMQLKNAKLIAFGSTRRVGIKPEDDANLKSLISAETDAVAIFGKSWDFHVKEVLKTSEDENLSMIYETIYYLKKLGKYVVFDAEHFFDGYKNNKEYAIKTLKSAFDAGADSLDLCDTNGGTFPMEIYQITKEVTEMFPKVQIGIHCHNDTGMAVANSIMAVLAGARQVQGTFNGYGERCGNADLTTLIPNLQLKLGYQCIPLENIKNLTSVSRYISEIANMVPYERAPYVGAFAFTHKAGMHIDAVKKNPISFEHVNPEIVGNKRRIVLSEVAGRSTVVDKIKEIDPTITKDSPQTFEIIEELKRLENEGYQFESAEASFEMLIRKKLGLYEPFFKLKEFKVLIDEPAREKYSSSAIVKIAVDGVNAITAAEGDGPVHALDGALRKALERFYPELKEVHLIDYKVRVLNAETATAAKVRVLIESSDGKDTWTTVGVSSDIVEASWIALVDSLEYKLCKEKNN; via the coding sequence TTGGATAGCAAAAGAATTGTTATTTATGATTCTACATTAAGAGATGGTGCTCAAGCAGGTGGTATTTCATATTCTTTAGAAGATAAACTTAAAATTGTTGAAAAGTTAGATAAGTTTGGCATTTCTTTTATTGAAGCTGGTAATCCTGGGTCAAATGTCAAAGATCAAGAATTTTTTTCAAGAGTAAAGAAAATGCAATTGAAGAATGCAAAATTAATAGCATTTGGTAGCACTAGAAGGGTTGGCATTAAACCAGAAGATGATGCTAACCTAAAGTCACTTATATCCGCAGAGACTGATGCAGTAGCGATATTTGGTAAATCATGGGACTTTCATGTTAAAGAGGTTCTAAAAACAAGTGAAGATGAAAATCTATCAATGATTTATGAAACAATTTATTATTTGAAAAAATTGGGCAAATATGTGGTATTTGATGCTGAACATTTTTTTGATGGATACAAAAACAATAAAGAATATGCAATAAAAACACTAAAATCAGCTTTTGATGCTGGAGCTGACTCGCTAGATCTTTGCGATACAAATGGTGGAACATTTCCAATGGAGATTTATCAGATTACAAAAGAAGTAACCGAAATGTTTCCAAAGGTTCAAATAGGTATACATTGCCATAATGATACAGGTATGGCCGTTGCAAACTCAATTATGGCTGTTTTAGCAGGAGCTAGACAAGTTCAAGGCACTTTTAATGGATATGGTGAAAGATGTGGAAATGCTGACCTTACAACTTTAATTCCAAATTTACAATTAAAATTAGGATATCAATGTATTCCTTTAGAAAACATTAAAAATCTCACAAGCGTTTCAAGATACATTTCTGAAATTGCAAATATGGTTCCTTATGAACGTGCACCTTATGTTGGTGCTTTTGCTTTTACGCATAAAGCAGGTATGCACATAGATGCAGTTAAGAAAAACCCAATTTCATTTGAACATGTCAATCCAGAAATAGTAGGTAATAAAAGAAGAATTGTATTATCAGAAGTAGCTGGTAGAAGCACTGTTGTTGATAAAATAAAAGAAATTGATCCTACTATAACAAAGGATTCACCGCAAACATTTGAGATTATTGAAGAATTAAAACGATTGGAGAATGAAGGATATCAGTTTGAGTCTGCAGAAGCTTCTTTTGAGATGTTAATAAGAAAAAAACTTGGGCTTTATGAACCATTCTTTAAACTAAAGGAATTCAAAGTTCTTATTGACGAACCTGCAAGAGAAAAATATTCATCCTCAGCTATTGTAAAAATTGCAGTTGATGGAGTAAATGCTATAACAGCAGCAGAAGGAGACGGCCCAGTTCATGCATTGGATGGAGCATTAAGGAAAGCTTTAGAAAGATTTTACCCAGAATTGAAAGAGGTACATTTGATAGATTATAAGGTGAGGGTTCTTAATGCAGAGACAGCAACAGCGGCAAAGGTAAGGGTTCTTATTGAATCATCTGATGGCAAAGACACATGGACAACTGTTGGAGTTTCAAGCGACATTGTTGAAGCAAGCTGGATTGCATTGGTTGATTCGCTTGAATATAAGCTTTGTAAAGAAAAAAATAACTAA
- the tmk gene encoding dTMP kinase, which translates to MNGRFIVFEGNDGAGKSTQIAMAEKYLKNKGIRVLTTREPGGTEVGYRIRKLLLDPEYKMDGLTEAFLLAADRNEHVRNVIIPALKEGYVVLSDRYILSSIVYQGMVRGVGIDKILKLNMVFEEMIKPDLYIVLTLHPKYSLERLTKGNKKDRLDSENLDFHLSVYKSFKEASQNKPNIVNIEALGTEEQVFEKVKTHLDSCLDLR; encoded by the coding sequence ATGAATGGTAGATTTATTGTTTTTGAGGGGAATGATGGTGCTGGGAAATCAACCCAAATTGCCATGGCTGAGAAATACCTAAAAAATAAAGGTATTCGGGTTTTAACAACACGTGAACCAGGTGGGACTGAAGTAGGATATAGAATTCGCAAACTTTTGCTTGATCCAGAATATAAAATGGATGGTCTTACCGAAGCGTTTTTGCTCGCTGCAGACAGAAATGAACATGTCAGAAATGTTATTATTCCAGCATTAAAAGAAGGGTATGTTGTTTTATCAGATAGATATATCTTAAGTAGTATTGTATATCAAGGTATGGTTCGAGGTGTAGGTATAGATAAGATTTTAAAGCTTAATATGGTATTCGAAGAGATGATAAAACCAGATTTGTATATAGTTCTTACTTTACATCCCAAATATTCTTTAGAACGCTTGACTAAAGGGAACAAAAAGGACAGATTAGATTCTGAAAACTTAGATTTTCACTTAAGTGTCTATAAATCCTTTAAGGAAGCCTCACAAAACAAGCCTAACATTGTAAACATTGAAGCACTTGGAACAGAAGAACAGGTTTTTGAGAAGGTAAAAACCCATTTGGATTCTTGCTTAGATTTAAGATAA
- a CDS encoding ATP-binding protein, translated as MSFENFIGQNSIKAFLEKSIKTPFHSYIFSGEKGLGKNTLALIFAKHLICETGTSCGKCKSCRLFENSNHPDIKVIEKEEGKKEISIENIRDIIENIYLGPLISKKKVIIIKNSEDLSISAQNALLKTLEEPPEYVIFILTTNNIEKILPTVISRSIILKFKKYSYDEIEKIIKQKGYDPKDYIIKVSNGNIGNAINYYNNQTNQLRDNVFDMINKYDKKPFDFIKEFETDFSKFEGNLKAFFEYIIFFYRDVIIYKLTENINQIINTDKIDYINYFANRHTIHKLYKYIEDFIEIEKYIDSNVNHENIADSIFLKLTGG; from the coding sequence ATGAGTTTTGAAAATTTTATTGGTCAAAATTCTATCAAGGCCTTTTTAGAAAAGTCGATAAAAACTCCTTTTCATTCGTATATTTTTTCTGGAGAAAAAGGTCTTGGGAAAAATACATTAGCACTAATATTTGCAAAACATTTAATTTGTGAAACTGGTACTTCATGTGGAAAATGTAAAAGCTGCAGACTTTTTGAGAATAGTAATCATCCAGATATTAAAGTTATTGAAAAAGAAGAAGGTAAAAAAGAGATATCAATTGAAAATATTAGAGACATAATTGAAAATATTTATCTTGGACCTTTAATTTCGAAAAAGAAGGTAATAATAATTAAAAACTCAGAAGATTTATCTATAAGTGCACAAAATGCTTTATTAAAAACACTTGAAGAGCCACCTGAATATGTTATCTTTATTTTAACAACAAATAACATTGAGAAAATTTTACCAACAGTTATATCAAGGTCTATTATACTGAAATTTAAAAAATATTCTTATGATGAAATTGAAAAAATAATAAAACAAAAAGGGTATGATCCTAAGGATTATATTATTAAAGTGTCAAATGGAAACATAGGGAATGCAATAAATTATTACAATAATCAAACAAATCAATTAAGAGATAATGTATTTGATATGATAAATAAGTATGACAAAAAGCCTTTTGATTTTATAAAAGAGTTTGAAACTGATTTTTCAAAATTTGAAGGTAATTTAAAAGCCTTTTTTGAATATATCATCTTTTTTTATCGAGATGTTATAATATATAAATTAACAGAGAATATTAACCAGATTATTAATACGGATAAGATAGATTATATTAATTATTTTGCGAATAGACATACTATTCATAAATTGTATAAATATATTGAAGATTTTATTGAAATTGAAAAATATATTGATTCAAACGTTAATCATGAAAATATAGCTGATAGTATTTTTTTAAAATTAACAGGAGGTTAA
- the rpmB gene encoding 50S ribosomal protein L28 — MAMCEICNKKVVFGNQVSHSNRKTRRTWRPNVKKIKVLINGHSKRMYVCTSCIKAGKVERA; from the coding sequence ATGGCAATGTGCGAAATTTGCAATAAAAAAGTTGTTTTTGGTAATCAAGTTAGCCACTCAAATAGAAAAACTCGTAGAACATGGAGACCAAACGTTAAGAAAATCAAAGTTTTAATAAATGGTCATAGCAAAAGAATGTATGTTTGTACAAGCTGCATAAAAGCAGGTAAAGTTGAAAGAGCATAA
- a CDS encoding alpha/beta hydrolase: MQKHIELTNKEGKVLRGYLHIPDNFEGTIPAVAIFHGFTGNRMEPHFIFVKLSRELEKQGIASIRFDFAGSGESDGDFFDMTVSKEIEDAKIIVDYLFSLPFVDKSKVSIVGLSLGGAISSYLAGYYQEKLNKVVLWAPAGNMLEIAKNIVENNQQVKTIGYLDLGGLILSKEFYLDLQNYDFFDMISKYPNQVLILHGTNDTAVPITVGEKYKEILGEKATFIKIDGADHTFNKYEWEKSVINFTVEFLSK; the protein is encoded by the coding sequence ATGCAAAAGCATATTGAACTTACAAACAAAGAGGGAAAAGTTTTAAGAGGATATCTACATATTCCAGACAACTTTGAAGGGACTATTCCTGCTGTTGCTATTTTTCATGGTTTTACTGGCAATAGAATGGAACCGCACTTTATTTTTGTAAAGCTATCACGAGAACTAGAAAAACAAGGAATAGCAAGTATAAGGTTTGATTTTGCTGGATCTGGCGAAAGCGATGGAGATTTTTTTGATATGACTGTTTCAAAAGAAATTGAAGATGCTAAAATTATTGTTGATTATTTATTTTCTTTACCATTTGTTGATAAAAGTAAGGTATCAATAGTAGGGCTATCACTTGGCGGTGCTATTTCTTCATATTTAGCTGGATATTATCAAGAAAAGTTGAATAAGGTTGTATTATGGGCACCGGCAGGGAATATGTTGGAGATTGCAAAAAATATAGTTGAAAACAACCAACAGGTTAAAACAATAGGATATTTAGATTTAGGTGGTTTAATTTTATCAAAAGAATTTTATTTGGATTTACAAAACTATGACTTTTTTGATATGATATCAAAATACCCAAATCAAGTATTAATTTTACATGGCACCAATGATACTGCAGTACCTATAACAGTTGGAGAAAAATATAAAGAGATTTTAGGGGAAAAAGCTACATTTATAAAAATTGATGGTGCAGATCATACCTTTAACAAATATGAATGGGAAAAAAGTGTAATAAACTTTACTGTAGAATTTTTAAGTAAATAA